Proteins co-encoded in one Rhopalosiphum maidis isolate BTI-1 chromosome 2, ASM367621v3, whole genome shotgun sequence genomic window:
- the LOC113553394 gene encoding fatty acyl-CoA reductase wat-like: MSITETFQNGTVFVTGCTGFLGKILTEKLLRTCDVKNIAILVRSKSSLTASQRAENIFKQSIFDSLRTEKPDFMTKIKIIDGHLEEHLLEISTENRDWLIKNVNFVFHCAATVKFNETLQVATKINIQGTENILALATDMNNLKGFVYVSTAYSHYPRNEIKEEFYHVPITVKELKKLIILDENIDNILGYWPNTYTFTKALAENMILTDKKQLPISIFRPSIVGCTQSEPEPGWFDSMQGLAALVTSVIVGFLRALPISINKKADFVPVDYSANALISVMWDTVIRYKNSNEKNNEPKIYNYVSSFDSPLLLGTFLDYVYETYYEVPPLQSIWYICCVFSANRWIISIMRFLLHRIPSALVDLSLFICGKNPKMLKMYAKTEKMTDTLSVFTTKEWKFDNSNTRKLWTLLSQEDRKTFRFNFEGFDWRLYTRNIVYGVRKHILHEDFNNITKALSKQRKLFWLHHLCICFFIYIVLKVCWMFVVLLM, from the exons atgagtatAACAGAAACATTTCAGAACGGGACGGTTTTCGTTACCGGATGTACGGGGTTTCTGGGAAAAATACTAACAGAAAAATTGCTAAGGACATGTGACGTAAAGAATATTGCGATTCTTGTTAGAAGTAAAAGTAGTTTAACTGCCAGTCAACGAGcagaaaatatctttaaacaatct ATATTTGATAGCCTTAGAACTGAAAAACCCGACtttatgacaaaaataaaaataatcgatgGACATTTAGAAGAACACTTATTAGAAATTTCAACAGAAAATCGTGATTggttgataaaaaatgtgaattttgtttttcattgtgCTGCTACCGTCAAATTTAATGAAACTCTTCAGGTAGCAACAAAGATAAACATTCAAGgaacagaaaatatattagcaCTAGCAACGGACATGAATAACcttaag GGTTTTGTGTATGTATCAACCGCTTATTCACACTATCCGAGAAATGAAATTAAAGAAGAATTCTATCATGTTCCAATAACAGTCaaagaattgaaaaaattaattatactagatGAAAACATtgacaa CATTTTGGGATATTGGCCTAATACATACACTTTTACTAAAGCACTCGccgaaaatatgatattaacggacaaaaaacaattaccGATTTCAATATTTCGTCCATCAATTG tagGTTGCACGCAATCTGAACCAGAACCAGGTTGGTTTGATAGTATGCAAGGATTAGCCGCTCTAGTTACTTCAGTCATCGTTGGATTTTTAAGAGCATTaccaatttcaataaataaaaaagcagATTTTGTCCCAGTTGATTACTCTGCCAATGCACTAATTAGTGTAATGTGGGATACAGTCATcag atataaaaatagtaatgaaaaaaacaatgaaccaaaaatctataattacgTGTCTAGTTTCGACAGTCCCTTACTTCTGGGCACGTTCCTTGACTATGTTTATGAAACTTACTATGAGGTGCCTCCGTTACAATCAATATGGTATATATGTTGTGTGTTTTCAGCAAATCGTTGGATCATTAGTATTATGAGGTTTTTATTACACCGAATACCTTCTGCGCTTGTAGatttgtcattatttatttgtggcAAAAATCCAAA aaTGTTGAAAATGTATGCGAAAACAGAAAAAATGACGGATACGCTTAGTGTGTTTACTACGAAAGAGTGGAAATtcgataatagtaatactagAAAATTATGGACGTTACTAAGTCAAGAGGATCGCAAGACGTTTCGCTTTAATTTCGAAGGATTTGATTGGAGGCTCTATACACGAAATATAGTCTACGGGGTTAGGAAACATATTCTACATGAAGactttaataacataacaaaagCATTATCAAAACAACGAAA gTTATTTTGGTTGCATCATTTGTGCATTTGTTTCTTTATTTACATCGTATTAAAAGTATGTTGGATGTTTGTGGTACTACTGATGTAG